The proteins below come from a single Perca flavescens isolate YP-PL-M2 chromosome 8, PFLA_1.0, whole genome shotgun sequence genomic window:
- the LOC114560814 gene encoding tripartite motif-containing protein 16 yields MSAWKACDDIERLCAESIRLFVRSVERKRSEMSEKVGEAEKSGVGWTNSRLGQVQREVLELRRREDELDQLSLTEDPIQFLQGCRALGDLPVFTDSHARPDMLTEFVTAQTDKLKNMCNKEKRELFSHSEEDLLSKKPTLCEETTSRTYLLTKYKNSTVEVDPNTVAACLCLSDRNREISWGDRDQAHPDHHDRFTFYHQALCKQGLQCSHYWEVEWDGGIVDLAVLYKGIERKGSGKNCCFGHNDFSWKLTCSSSGCTFWHNNLHKGRIPPVLSRRVGIYLDSDAGTLGFYSVSDSDSLTQLHQIQTTFIEPLYPDTNTKNMQHIGQSTFNTG; encoded by the exons ATGTCCGCATGGAAGGCATGTGACGACATTGAGCGACTGTGCGCGGAAAGCATCCGGTTATTCGTCCGCTCTGTGGAGAGGAAGCGCTCTGAGATGAGCGAGAAAGTTGGAGAAGCAGAGAAATCTGGAGTGGGCTGGACCAACAGTCGCCTCGGGCAAGTGCAGCGTGAAGTGttggagctgaggaggagagaggatgaaCTCGACCAGCTTTCACTAACCGAGGACCCCATTCAGTTTCTGCAG GGTTGCCGGGCCCTGGGTGACCTCCCTGTGTTCACAGACTCGCATGCAAGACCTGACATGCTGACGGAGTTTGTCACTGCACAGACCGATAAACTGAAAAACATGTGcaacaaagaaaagagagaattaTTCAGTCATTCTGAAGAAGATCTGT TGTCAAAAAAGCCAACGCTGTGTGAGGAAACAACATCAAGGACATACCTTTTGACCAAATATAAGA ACTCCACAGTGGAGGTGGACCCCAACACCGTAGCTGCATGTCTTTGCTTGTCTGACAGAAACCGAGAGATATCATGGGGTGACAGGGACCAGGCTCATCCTGATCACCACGACAGATTTACCTTCTATCACCAGGCTCTGTGCAAACAGGGCCTTCAGTGCAGCCACTACTGGGAGGTGGAGTGGGACGGTGGCATTGTCGATTTGGCCGTGTTGTACAAAGGCATTGAAAGAAAGGGTTCAGGGAAAAATTGCTGTTTTGGGCACAATGATTTCTCCTGGAAATTAACCTGCTCTTCGTCCGGCTGCACATTTTGGCACAATAATCTTCACAAAGGCCGGATTCCTCCGGTTCTCTCCCGCAGAGTGGGCATATACCTTGATTCCGATGCAGGAACACTGGGATTCTACAGTGTTTCTGACTCTGACAGTTTGACACAGCTGCACCAAATCCAGACCACCTTTATTGAACCTCTCTATCCTGACACTAACACTAAAAATATGCAACATATAGGCCAGTCTACATTTAATACAGGCTAG
- the slc15a5 gene encoding solute carrier family 15 member 5, whose translation MVAGDLQRLPQGSGRLRQPSQAPRPDHGHAPRKSRKKLQVIICVLLVELCERFTFFGIVCNMILFCTVKLGYDNYLAATVNLCFIGASTLTPVLVGWFAETCLGRTKVLYLCAFLHFFGTAMLPVVAFRLNQHYHMTHLLEPREQQILFYIGLLAAALGIGGIRAILCPMGAYSLQCYNQHQLLSFFNWFYWLVNLNSTVVFLGIAYIQQSVAKNLGFLIPFTSVLLALIAIHMMRNKLTYKPKKGGSLLTTLGVFMNSLKMCCLHYRHLSGDVGSWLDRAKENNGGRYSETHVENVKVLAKLFPLYGLQLLYRACITQIPSGYYIQTMNSNLHLNNVLLPIGAMNVISILPLLLLAPLIECVTTCYLSMEKTPLAPAKPPLLSPPPVNPPLPALGHACATLSVLVAGLSELQRKAYPLVEQTLSGNVLQVSSMLCFQLAPQYILLGLAEALVTPACTLISFQLTPSHIRGISLHFLTLSYGGGCFLGAFIIQLVYFLSGGNFYPNTLHDGNLERFFFLLATLMAVNTLVFWSVSYRYIDLSVQGKALTASPLTEKLLYYKACLRFYNTVDCSYTNACIESIL comes from the exons ATGGTAGCAGGAGACCTTCAGAGACTGCCACAGGGCAGTGGCAGACTGCGTCAACCCTCCCAGGCCCCTCGTCCAGACCATGGACACGCACCGAGGAAGTCCCGCAAGAAGCTCCAAGTTATCATCTGTGTTCTGCTTGTGGAGCTGTGTGAGAGATTCACTTTCTTTGGGATTGTATGCAACATGATTCTCTTCTGCACTGTGAAGCTGGGCTATGATAACTACCTGGCTGCGACAGTCAACCTGTGCTTTATAGGAGCCAGCACCCTGACCCCTGTTCTGGTTGGGTGGTTTGCAGAGACCTGTTTAGGAAGGACCAAGGTTCTTTACTTGTGTGCTTTCCTTCATTTCTTTG GCACAGCCATGCTGCCTGTAGTGGCATTCCGTTTGAATC AGCATTATCACATGACACACCTGCTGGAACCTCGGGAACAGCAGATCTTGTTCTACATCGGCCTTCTGGCTGCTGCACTGGGCATCGGCGGCATCCGGGCCATCCTCTGTCCCATGGGAGCCTATAGTCTGCAATGCTACAATCAGCACCAGCTCCTGTCCTTCTTCAACTG GTTCTACTGGTTGGTCAACCTCAATTCCACTGTGGTGTTTCTGGGTATTGCTTACATCCAGCAGTCTGTGGCCAAAAATCTGGGCTTCCTTATCCCCTTTACCTCTGTGCTGCTGGCTCTAATCGCCATACATATGATGCGGAACAAACTCACCTATAAACCCAAGAAAG GTGGTTCATTATTAACCACACTGGGAGTATTCATGAACTCTCTCAAGATGTGCTGCCTCCACTATCGTCACCTGAGTGGAGATGTGGGATCTTGGCTGGACCGGGCCAAGGAGAACAACGGCGGCCGATACAGCGAAACACATGTAGAAAACGTTAAAGTCCTGGCCAAGCTCTTCCCTCTTTATGGCCTTCAGCTGCTTTACAGAGCCTGCATCACACAG ATTCCCTCAGGTTACTACATACAGACAATGAACTCAAACCTTCACCTCAACAACGTCCTGTTGCCCATCGGCGCCATGAACGTGATCAGTATCCTGCCTCTGCTGCTCTTAGCCCCGCTGATCGAGTGTGTGACGACTTGTTACCTCTCCATGGAAAAAACTCCTCTGGCACCTGCAAAA CCCCCTCTCTTATCACCCCCACCTGTCAATCCTCCCCTTCCAGCTCTGGGCCATGCGTGTGCCACCCTGTCGGTCCTGGTGGCAGGTTTGTCTGAGCTGCAGAGGAAGGCGTACCCTCTGGTGGAGCAGACCCTGTCTGGAAACGTTCTGCAGGTGTCATCAATGCTGTGTTTCCAGCTGGCTCCTCAGTACATCCTACTTGGTCTCGCAGAGGCTCTCGTCACTCCTGCAT GTACCCTCATATCTTTCCAGCTGACCCCGAGCCACATCAGAGGCATCTCCCTGCACTTCCTCACTCTGTCCTACGGAGGGGGCTGCTTTCTGGGAGCCTTCATCATTCAGCTGGTGTACTTTCTCTCTGGAG GTAACTTCTACCCAAACACACTGCACGATGGGAATCTGGAGagattcttcttcctcctggcCACACTGATGGCTGTAAACACCCTCGTGTTTTGGAGCGTGTCTTACAG GTACATAGACTTGAGTGTGCAGGGTAAAGCACTGACCGCCAGCCCTCTGACTGAGAAGCTGCTGTATTACAAAGCCTGTCTGCGGTTCTACAACACTGTGGATTGCTCCTACACAAACGCCTGCATTGAATCTATTTTATGA
- the ccdc34 gene encoding coiled-coil domain-containing protein 34, producing the protein MSGGRMPNCPASASQGFSSTPVKTSQGKDLHISKGLDDGILSDDEDTFSLLSPIYHDSFDSDEDLEPSPAQQTSPWQRDNSSHGVSPVRCELPRTPSVQMLHAATEPAGSPTLSAWEMWLVNKAKEDRLKLEKQAEEEWLWKEKKEQQEREREQKKIVMEEKIQEWLRIKKQQEKHEQLVKLSKEEEEIQRQREKQTEIEQKAQQKYKDWLQKKNQEKIEMEKKEKEKAVLKEEQEKERHKRAEEKFKEWLAKANEKSRASPKSPCYPTSPYDKSYPSPSFCNPIPWKPIHVPPPETSLNKTPGKKTTKISTNQQRKCQQSPSTAFRLRNSARAAQLLQKR; encoded by the exons ATGTCTGGAGGGAGGATGCCCAACTGTCCTGCCTCTGCGTCCCAGGGCTTTAGCTCGACCCCTGTCAAAACAAGTCAGGGAAAGGACTTGCACATATCCAAGGGCTTGGACGACGGCATCCTATCCGACGACGAAGACACGTTCTCTCTGCTTTCTCCCATCTATCATGACAGTTTTGACAGCGATGAAGACCTGGAGCCCAGCCCAGCTCAGCAGACTTCACCCTGGCAGAGAGACAACTCAAGTCACGGTGTTTCACCAGTCAG ATGTGAGCTACCAAGAACACCGTCAGTGCAGATGTTGCATGCAGCTACGGAGCCTGCAGGCTCACCTACTCTCAGTGCATGGGAAATGTGGCTGGTGAACAAAGCCAAGGAAGACCGTTTAAAATTGGAGAAACAAGCAGAGGAG GAGTGGTtatggaaggaaaaaaaagaacaacaagaaAGGGAGCGGGAACAGAAAAAGATTGTCATGGAAGAAAAGATCCAAGAATGGCTcaggattaaaaaacaacag GAGAAGCACGAGCAACTTGTAAAACTGagcaaagaggaggaggagatacaGAGACAGCGGGAGAAACAGACGGAGATTGAACAGAAAGCTCAACAAAAGTATAAAGACTGGCTGCAAAAGAAGAACCaagaaaaaatagaaatggaaaagaaggaaaag GAGAAAGCTGTCCTGAAGGAGGAGCAGGAGAAAGAGCGCCACAAGAGGGCAGAGGAGAAATTTAAAGAGTGGCTGGCAAAAGCCAATGAAAAAAGCAGAGCGAGTCCAAAATCACCTTGCTACCCAACAA gtCCCTATGACAAGTCCTACCCATCACCCAGCTTCTGCAATCCAATACCCTGGAAGCCTATTCACGTCCCTCCTCCAGAAACCTCACTGAATAAGACACCTGGCAAGAAAACAACGAAAATTTCAACAAACCAACAACGGAAATGTCAACAAAGCCCCAGCACCGCTTTTAGACTGAGAAACTCTGCGAGGGCAGCACAGTTGCTGCAGAAGAGATGA
- the rab19 gene encoding ras-related protein Rab-19, translating into MQSAGPEIEDSFDFLFKIILVGDSDVGKTCVVQSFKSGIFIEKQQNTIGVDFTVRTLDIDGKKVKMQVWDTAGQERFRTITQSYYRSAHGAMVAYDITRRSTFESVPHWIREVEQFGAASVVLILIGNKSDLQAQRQVLFEDACTLAENNGVLAALETSAKEAQNVEAAFILMARELLARNGMTTIEEISQESPQLILSNSTHPVYGTVSSDKKCGC; encoded by the exons ATGCAGTCTGCAGGGCCGGAGATTGAGGACTCTTTCGACTTTCTTTTCAAAATCATCCTGGTTGGCGACTCAGATGTGGGGAAGACCTGTGTGGTCCAGAGCTTCAAGTCTGGCATATTCATCGAGAAGCAGCAAAACACCATCGGGGTCGACTTTACGGTTCGCACCCTGGACATTGATGGCAAAAAGGTGAAG ATGCAGGTGTGGGACACGGCAGGTCAGGAGCGTTTCCGCACCATAACTCAGAGCTACTACCGCAGCGCCCACGGTGCCATGGTGGCCTATGACATCACACGCCGCAGCACATTTGAATCGGTTCCCCACTGGATAAGGGAGGTGGAGCAGTTTGGAGCTGCCAGCGTGGTGCTGATCCTCATTG GTAATAAGTCAGACCTCCAAGCTCAGCGACAGGTGTTGTTCGAGGACGCGTGCACTCTGGCAGAAAATAACGGTGTGCTGGCTGCTCTAGAAACCTCGGCCAAGGAGGCCCAGAACGTGGAGGCGGCCTTCATCCTCATGGCTCGGGAGCTGCTGGCACGCAACGGCATGACCACCATCGAGGAGATTTCCCAAGAATCGCCCCAATTAATTTTGAGTAACAGCACCCACCCGgtttatggcaccgtgtcttcAGATAAAAAGTGTGGGTGCTGA